The following proteins are co-located in the Callithrix jacchus isolate 240 chromosome 10, calJac240_pri, whole genome shotgun sequence genome:
- the RPL27A gene encoding large ribosomal subunit protein uL15: MVLTVGPSSNTLMVAFHSQGSVRLTSIDRLSSKEKSEEQERNPARPISPTRRPASLAGSEALSPAPPCSIPRETWIGLPLSSGPPTWPYHQAFSTQPSRLRKTRKLRGHVSHGHGRIGKHRKHPGGRGNAGGMHHHRINFDKYHPGYFGKVGMRHYHLKRNQSFCPTVNLDKLWTLVSEQTRVNAAKNKTGAAPIIDVVRSGYYKVLGKGKLPKQPVIVKAKFFSRRAEEKIKGVGGACVLVA; the protein is encoded by the exons ATGGTCCTCACTGTAGGCCCCAGCTCTAATACCCTGATGGTTGCCTTCCATTCCCAAGGCTCTGTCCGGCTTACCTCCATTGACAGATTATCTTCCAAGG AAAAAAGCGAAGAACAAGAGAGGAACCCCGCGAGACCAATAAGCCCCACCCGAAGACCGGCCTCCCTGGCCGGAAGTGAGGCACTTAGCCCCGCCCCCCCGTGCTCGATACCTCGCGAGACTTGGATAGGCCTTCCTCTTTCGTCTGGGCCGCCAACATG GCCTTACCACCAAGCTTTTTCCACGCAGCCATCCAGACTGAGGAAGACCCGGAAACTTCGGGGCCACGTGAGTCACGGCCACGGCCGCATCG GCAAGCACCGGAAGCACCCCGGAGGCCGTGGTAATGCTGGTGGTATGCATCACCACAGGATCAACTTCGACAAATA CCACCCAGGTTACTTTGGGAAAGTTGGTATGAGGCATTACCACTTAAAGAGGAACCAGAGCTTCTGCCCAACTGTCAACCTTGACAAATTGTGGACTTTGGTCAGTGAGCAGACACGGGTGAATGCTGCTAAAAACAAGACTGGAGCTGCTCCCATCATTGATGTGGTGCGATCG GGCTACTATAAAGTTCTGGGCAAGGGAAAGCTCCCAAAGCAGCCTGTCATCGTCAAGGCCAAATTCTTCAGCAGAAGAGCTGAGGAGAAGATTAAGGGTGTTGGGGGGGCCTGTGTCCTCGTGGCTTGA